One stretch of Natronobacterium texcoconense DNA includes these proteins:
- a CDS encoding SHOCT domain-containing protein yields MPSSPPRESIRVGLHRLVETYTPDGTRGRLGLAAVVGPVGIYSLMIAFGFLVNPWIGSLLLVPGAAAAGVFLTLLTLVTLWPIYLSLIGRIDAPAAYSSEPRTESTLSPTDELKSQYQRGDLSEAEFERELEAVLSETDERAAARADVVDEIREPDDEREREYSGR; encoded by the coding sequence ATGCCCAGTTCTCCTCCGCGGGAGTCGATCCGCGTCGGCCTCCATCGCCTCGTCGAAACGTACACGCCCGACGGAACGCGCGGACGTCTCGGGCTGGCAGCGGTCGTTGGCCCGGTCGGGATCTACTCGCTTATGATCGCGTTCGGATTCCTCGTCAACCCCTGGATCGGCTCTCTGTTGCTCGTTCCAGGGGCGGCTGCCGCCGGTGTCTTCCTGACTCTCCTCACCCTCGTGACGCTGTGGCCGATCTACCTCTCGCTGATCGGCCGCATCGACGCTCCCGCTGCCTACTCGAGCGAGCCTCGGACCGAGTCCACGCTGTCCCCGACGGACGAACTCAAATCCCAGTACCAGCGTGGCGACCTATCCGAAGCGGAGTTCGAACGCGAACTCGAGGCGGTGCTTTCGGAGACGGACGAACGCGCCGCCGCTCGAGCCGACGTCGTCGACGAGATTCGTGAGCCGGACGACGAGCGCGAGCGCGAATATTCCGGGCGATAG
- a CDS encoding DUF424 domain-containing protein, with protein MIVNERETQEGLLVAVCDADVLGETFESEDISLTVTEEFYGGDEADEDAVVDSLARADVANIVGTKAVDLAVEEGFIDEANVLEVGSTRHAQLLRLY; from the coding sequence ATGATCGTCAACGAACGAGAGACACAGGAAGGGCTGCTCGTCGCCGTCTGCGATGCGGATGTCCTCGGCGAGACTTTCGAATCCGAGGATATCTCGCTGACTGTTACCGAGGAGTTCTACGGCGGCGACGAGGCCGACGAGGACGCCGTCGTCGACAGCCTCGCCCGCGCCGACGTCGCCAACATCGTCGGCACGAAAGCGGTCGACCTCGCCGTCGAGGAGGGCTTTATCGACGAGGCGAACGTCCTCGAGGTCGGCTCGACGCGACACGCGCAGCTGTTACGGCTGTACTAG